A genomic window from Oceanobacillus timonensis includes:
- a CDS encoding helix-turn-helix domain-containing protein, which yields MDIFSERIIDLRIEHGYSQEEIAKKLNVSASGYGYYEQGRNEPSLETLYKIADFFQVSIDYLLGKIDSPQHTAYYSISDNLNLNEDEINAIERMKELGLLEKIGENPKVNVERLSRIWGFLENELGIDEK from the coding sequence CATGGATATAGTCAGGAAGAAATAGCCAAAAAGCTGAATGTTTCAGCAAGTGGTTATGGTTATTATGAACAAGGCAGAAACGAGCCTTCTTTAGAAACACTATATAAAATTGCCGACTTCTTTCAGGTATCCATTGATTATTTGTTAGGAAAAATAGATTCTCCTCAGCATACTGCTTATTATTCTATTTCTGATAATTTGAATTTGAATGAAGACGAAATCAATGCTATTGAACGAATGAAGGAATTAGGACTTCTTGAAAAGATTGGTGAAAATCCTAAGGTGAATGTGGAACGGTTGAGCCGGATTTGGGGATTTTTGGAGAATGAATTAGGAATTGATGAAAAATAA